CTGCATGGTATCGTTCAATACGCTAGCCCGGAATCCGCCGAAAGCCGTGTACAGGGCGATGGTGACACCAAAAATAATTAAACCGGTTTCGTAAGGGATCCCAGCCGCAGTCTCCAGCAGACGGGCACCGCCGATAAACTGCACCGTCATAGCACCAATAAAGGCAACCAGCAGGCTCAGGCTTGCCACCCATACCAGCAGCGGGCTGCGATAACGGGCCAGAAGCATATCGTTGAGCGTGACCGCCTGGTAACGGCGCGCCAGTATTGCGAATTTTTTGCCAAGGATCCCCAGTGCCAGCCACACTGCCGGTAGCTGGATCATCGCCAGCAATACCCAACCCAACCCGTATTTATAGGCAGCGCCGGGCCCACCGATAAATGAACTCGCACTAATATAAGTCGCGGTGAGGGTCATCGCTAAAACAAAGCCACCCATAGAGCGGCTGCCCAGAAAATATTCCTGAAGGAAGTTCCCGGTTTTGCGTTGACGCATGGCGTAAATAGAAATGGCGAAGACTATCAGCAGATAGGCAACAAGCGGCACTATCACTTCAAGCTGCATTGTCATCCTCCAGGGAAATATTGCGAAATACCTTGCGGATCATTAGCCAGCATAATCCGATAAATAGCAGCGGCAGCAGCAGACAGGCCATTTCAAACCAGTGAGGTAACCCGGTTATGCCTTGCTGTGAATCCGGTAACCAGGCGGCAAGTATCCAGCCTGCCAGATATAAAAGGGTCAGCGCTAACGCCCAGCGCGCTTCTTTATGGGCCTGTGCAAAACGTTGGTCCATGGGATCCCCTGTCGATGCGTAAAGCGGCGATTGTACCTTATGGGCTGGGATGTGAGGATCAAAAACCTCTCCCCCCGCGTTGAGCATTCGTTGAAGATAAAATAAACCTTAAGTAAACGTGGAGTCGTTAACCTCAATACAGAGTAAATCCGCATCATAAGGTGAAACATCTGTTCAAAAGACGCCGATATACTCCCCGCCAATTCTCAAGATCACGCCTTATCAGGCACAGCTAGACTGGAAAAACGATGACTCCATACGAAGAACAACTCCTGGCTGATGAAGCCAAATACTGCTCCCATGGTGATACTGTTCACTATGTAAACCCGCCAAAAATCTTCGATAGCTGCAAAGGTAGCTACCTGTTTGATGCCGAAGGTACTCCGTACCTGGATCTGCAGATGTGGTACTCCGCAGTGAACTTCGGTTACGCTAACCCTCGCCTCGATAATGCGCTGAAAAAACAGATCGATGTGCTGCCTCAGATTGCCAGCCAGTATCTGCACCCAACCAAAATCGAGCTGAGCAAAGTTATTGCTCAGGATATGGAGCGTAAATTTGGCCATGCCGGACGCGTTCATTACAACGTAGGTGGGTCACAGTCTATCGACGACTCCCTGAAACTGGTTCGTAACTTCTGCAACGGTAAAAGCCGTATGTTCGCCTTCGAAGGCGGCTACCACGGTCGTACTATCGGCGCTTCTTCTATTACTTCCAGCTACCGTTATCGTCGCCGTTTCGGCCACTTTGGCGAACGCGCTCAGTTCATTCCATTCCCATATCCGTTCCGCCGCCCTAAAGGCATGACTGCGGAAGAGTATGCAGACAAACTGGTTGCTGAATTCGCTCGTCTGTTCGAAAACGAATACCACGGCGTTTGGGATCCTAAAGTTGGTCAGGCTGAATTCGCTGCTTTCTATATTGAGCCAATTCAGGGTACCGGTGGTTATGTCATCCCACCAATGAACTTCTATAAAGGCCTGAAAAAAGTTCTCGACGATCACGGCATTCTGCTTGTGGTGGATGAAATCCAGATGGGCTTCTACCGTACCGGTAAACTGTGGTCTGTTGAACACTTCGGTATAACTCCAGACGTACTGGTATTCGGTAAAGCGCTGACTAACGGTCTGAACCCACTGGCTGGTATCTGGGCGCGTGAAGAGCTGATTAACCCAACTACCTTCCCAGTTGGTTCTACTCACTCTACCTTCGCTTCTAACCCACTGGGTACCTCAGTTGGTCTGGAAGTTATGCATATGCTGGCTGAAAAAGACTACGAAAAACAAGTCATGGAAAGCGGCGCATACTTCCTGGAAGGCCTGAAAACCCTGCAGAAACAGCATCCTGAAATCGGTGATGTTGACGGTCTGGGTCTGGCTCTGCGCGCTGAACTGTGCGAAGCCGATGGCTTTACCCCTAACAAACCGCTGCTGGATAAAATGGTTGATATCGGTCTGTCTGGCACCCTGGACTACAACGGTCAGAAAACTGGCCTGGTTCTGGATGTTGGCGGTTACTATAAAAACGTTATCACCTTCGCTCCGTCGCTGGAAATCAGCCGCAGCGAAATCGATCAGGCTATCTACCTGCTGGATCAGCTGATCGTTCGCGCTAAACGCGAGATGTAATCTCTCCTCCAGGGCCAGCGCAAGCTGGCCCTGTCATTCATATTCATCTCTGAGAATCCTGTGATGGCTGAATATCACCATCGCCTGGAGCCCCAGGCGCTCATTGACGCGTTTGTACAGCATCCGCCTGAGGGGTTTGAAGCCCATATCTCGGCGAATGGTACGCCATGGTTTAAGACTAGTTTCGACTTATTTACTCTGCTTGAACCTGAGGCGCGTCAGCGGTTGCTACAGCTACCTGGATTCCGTTTCTGGCGGCGATTATTACGTCAGCCTACTTGTTTTGTCGGCACTACCGTCAGTGAATACAGCCCACTGCCTGCGGGCGTGGAGCCTGAGTTATATATACAAAGGCTGCGGAGACTGGCTCCGGAATGTGGTGTGACTATTGTCAAAGATATGCCCTGCAATTCTCCGCTGCTATCGGCTGCTGAGAATCATAATGCGCGCTTGCTGTATGAAGTTGGTGACAGAAAAGGTCTGTTTAGCGTTGCTGGCCGGACGCTGGCCTATGTGCCCATTCATTTCGACAGTATCGATGAATATATGGCCTCGATGTCACACAGCCGTCGCCATAATCTTCGGCGTAAGCTGCGTAGTCGGGATGAGCTAACTGTAGAAGTGTTGAACACCGGTTGCCCGCGCCTGGATTCGGCCCAGTGGCGTGCCGAGCTTTATCGCTACTACCTTGAAGTTTATCAGCACAGTGACAACCGCTTTGAACTGCTAACTTCTGCATTTTTCGATGCGTTATTGCAAGATGGTGAGAGTGGTGGACGTCTGTTCTGCTACTGGCACGGAGAGGCTCTGGTGGGGTTTAACCTATGCTATCTGCACAATGAAATGCTAATTGATAAGTATATTGGCTTCGATTATTCGCAGGTATCGCGCTTTAACCTCTATTTCGTTAGCTGGTTTGTGAATCTGGAATATGCACTGGATCAAGGGCTGCGTTATTACGTTGCAGGCTGGGCAGATTCACAGGTTATGGCAAAACTCGGCGCGAACTTTACTGAAACCAGGCATCTGGTATGGGTGCGCAACCCGGTGCTGAGAGCTGTTTTACGCCGCGTGCAACAGCATTCTGCGGCTGATTATCTGAGTGCCGATCCTGGCCGCGTTGTCATGAACCGGATGCGGTAATTTTGCCCGTAGCAACAGGTAGCCTGGCCTGTTGTGCTACTGGCAGCCCCCTTCGTTTTATCTTCCTTTTTATTCCTCAACCTGAATTTCTTATGTACTCGCAAAACATATCTTCAACATGCTGAAGGTATTTTTTTCTGCTTTGCCTGAGCGAGGCACGGTAAGGCTAAATAAGCGGGAAGAGTTGCTAAACGATAAGAGGGCGGGACTTTATTAAGAAACGGCTCCCAGGGTGGAAGCCGCTTATAGAAATTAGCGCTGTTTCCAGGGCGTTAACGCATTGAAAGTTGCGATAGGCAGGTGGCTTTCCGGATTACCAAGCAGAATTTCCAGCTGGGTGCAGGCTTCTGCAAAGTTGCTGACCGGAGTATGCGGCAGATTGTCTTTACGACATTCGGCCAGCAGGCTGCCGCGCGCGAACACGTGGGTGGCTTCGTGTGCGAGGCAGAAGTCGGAGTGACCATCGCCAATCAGCAGAGAGGCATTCTCGGCGCGCTGGTGCATGACGGCACATTTGCACACGCCGCTGCCGGTACGGCAACCTTCATTTTTCCACGGGAAGCGTAAATGCCAGCTACGATCGCCAACCTGTTCCAAAAGGTTCGCCACGACCGGGACATTGGTTACGCTTTGACGCTCCAGTAAACGATAGATTGGATAGTCAAGACCATCGCTGACAACGTGCAGCGGTACTTCATAGTGCTGGGTCAGTTCGACGAAACGGCGGAAATCCGGGTCGATGGGAATAGAGCAGATGACTTCATCAAGCTCTTCACGCGACATGTCCAGCAGCGCTATCTGCCCGGCCATGCACTCCTGAGAGCCAATATCACCCGCAAGCCAACGTTCTTCCAGTTCACTCCAGCCCGGTTTACCAAAATGCTCTAGCAGAGTATCGGTTACATCCAGAGAGCTGATTGTTCCATCAAAGTCACAGAGAATGGTCCAGGCACTATGCCAGGCGCGAGGGGGTAGTTTAGTCATATTTTTTTGCTTTCAGGAAAGCCCCGTGAGCGTAGTTGCAAAAAGACACGTAAGGTCTGTCATCACAGAGGGATTAACGGGCCTTTCAGCTAACGTATCAGGTGTAGGTGCTTAGTCTAAAAAGTCTGTCGTCAATGGACTATCAACGGTGAAAATTAATGCATTTGCCGTTTAAATCTAATTGAGGTTCAAACGGCAAAAACGGGGTTAGAAATTGTAATTAATGCCCCAGGTTAACGACCAACCATAATCATGACCAACCATTGGGCTGTCCCGTTGGGTGGCAGCCAGCCAGTCGGTACGTCCATTCAGGTAGGTATCCCACGGTGTACCGCTAAACGCATAGTCTGCCGTCAGGCTCATATACGGGGTGACGCTTGCTCCAGGCCGGTAGCTCTTGATACCGGTGCGACGCATCTCTTTATCCGTTACGCCGTAGTAGTAGCGGTTCTGCTGGGCGTTTGCCCAATCCATTCCCACTTCAGGTACCACCGTCCAGCCACCATTATCGTATTCGTAGAGCCATGCCAGGTTACCAGTCAGCCCTTTACTGTGATTGAGCGTATCGGCAGCAAGCTGGAAGTGGATGGCGCCAATAGGCGTAATGCGCTGGTAGCTGGCACCGGCCATCATGGTCGAGTGACGTGAGTGCAGATGGCGATACGCGCCGTGTGCATCGTTAGGAACATATTCGCTATCGTCGTAAAAGGCTTTAAGTTTCAGCTCGTTTACGTCGTCATTCATCAGGTACAGGCCGCCTTCATTACCATGCAGGAACCAGGTTTTATCATCGTAATTAATGACCGGAACTACGCTGTATTTATGCAGTTTACTTTTATAAGGCGTCACGTTAACACCACCGGCAACTCCGAGCGAAAAGTCGGTACCGCTATCGTCATTAGCTGGCGGCGTGCTATCGGCAGCCTGGGCAAACAGAGGCAAAAAACAGAGCAGACAGAGGGAAGTACGGGTCATGACATATACCAGATTGACAGTATGAAAAACGCATTAGCGAAAAATTGCCGTAGGTATACCAGAACAGGAGTGAATCGCGGGTCAACGGGCAGGGTATTGCATAAAAAAACGGCCTCCCGAGGGAAGCCGTTTAACCGGTAATGGCAGGAATTATTTCTCCGCCAGGCCCAGTTTTTTCTCCAGATAGTGGATGTTGGTTCCACCGTGCTGGAAGTTTTCATCATCCATTATGCGCATTTGCAGATCGATGTTGGTTTTGATGCCATCAATGATCAGTTCCTGCAGAGCATTACGCATACGGGCAATCGCGATTTCACGGGTCTCACCAAAGCAGATGAGTTTACCGATCATGGAGTCATAGTACGGAGGTACGGTGTAGCCTGCGTAGATATGAGACTCCCAGCGAACGCCAAAGCCGCCAGGCGCATGGAAACGGGTGATTTTACCCGGGCTTGGCAGGAAGGTGTTCGGGTCTTCGGCGTTGATACGGCATTCAACCGCATGGCCGCGAACCACGATTTCGTCCTGTTTAATCGACAGCGGCATACCAGAAGCAATGCGCAGCTGCTCTTTAATCAGGTCAACACCGGTAATCATTTCGGTAACCGGGTGCTCTACCTGAATACGGGTGTTCATCTCGATAAAGTAGAACTCACCATTTTCAAACAGGAACTCGAAGGTACCAGCACCGCGATAGCCGATGTCGACACAGGCTTTCGCACAACGGTCGCCGATAAAGCGGCGCAGCTCAGGAGTGATGCCTGGCGCTGGAGCTTCTTCAACAACTTTCTGGTGGCGACGCTGCATAGAGCAATCACGCTCAGCCAGATAGATAGCGTTGCCCTGGCCGTCAGCCAGTACCTGAATTTCCACGTGACGTGGGTTTTCCAGGTATTTTTCCATGTACACCATGTCGTTGTTGAAAGCAGCTTTTGCTTCAGCACGAGTCATGGCGATGGATTCAGCTAAGTCTTCGTCTTTACGCACTACGCGCATGCCGCGACCGCCGCCGCCGCCGGAGGCTTTGATGATAACCGGATAACCGATGCGCTTAGCGATAGCGCGGTTTTTATCGGAATCATCGCCCAGCGGGCCGTCAGAGCCTGGTACGCAAGGTACGCCAGCGGCTTTCATCGCTTTAATCGCAGAAACTTTGTCACCCATCAGGCGAATAGTTTCGGCTTTAGGGCCGATGAAGATAAAGCCGGAACGTTCAACCTGTTCGGCAAAGTCGGCATTCTCTGACAGGAAGCCGTAACCTGGGTGGATGGCTACAGCCCCAGTGATTTCGGCGGCAGAGATAATTGCCGGGATGTTCAGATAGCTTTTTACTGATGGAGCCGGGCCAATACAGACCGTCTCATCAGCCAGCAGTACGTGTTTCAAATCGCGGTCAGCAGTGGAGTGCACAGCGACAGTCTTGATGCCCAGTTCTTTACAGGCACGCAGAATACGCAGGGCAATCTCACCACGGTTAGCGATAACAATTTTATCCAGCATGTTCGCCTCGTTATTCGATGACAACCAGCGGCTCGTCAAATTCTACCGGCTGGCCACTTTCAACCAGAATGGCTTTCACCACGCCGGATTTGTCGGCTTCGATCTGGTTCATCATTTTCATCGCTTCGACGATGCACAGGGTGTCACCGACGTTAACTTTCTGGCCAACTTCGCAGAAAGCTTTAGCGTCTGGGCTTGGCGTGCGGTAGAAGGTACCAACCATTGGGGAACGTACGATGTGGCCACTGATTTCATTGGTGGCAGATGCCGGAGCTTCCATAACTGGTTTGTCAGTTGGCGCTACGGCCGCAGCCAGAGGCTGAGGCTGATACATTGGAGCAGCATAAGCCTGCTGCATCATTGGTGCCTGGTTTACCGGGGCACGGCTGATGCGTACAGACTCTTCGCCTTCAGAGATTTCCAGTTCAGCGATGCCTGATTCTTCAACCAGTTCAATCAGTTTTTTAATCTTACGAATATCCATGAGTGGGTTCCGTACTCTTTTGTTTAGTGTGTTGGTGACAAGCGTTTTACCGCTGTCTGGAGAGCGTATGAGTAACCGTCAGCGCCTAATCCGCAGATCACGCCAACGGCCTTATCAGAAAGATATGAATGATGGCGAAACGGTTCACGTGCATGCACGTTGCTCAGGTGGATTTCGATAAACGGAATATCCACGGCGAGCAATGCGTCACGAAGTGCGACGCTGGTATGCGTGAAGGCGGCCGGATTAATCAGGATAAAGTCAATGGTGTCTTTGGCCTGGTGAATTCGGTCGATCAACACATGTTCGGCATTGGATTGCAGGCTATCCAGCGCTACATCGAGTGCAGCTGCCTCTGCTTCCAGCCGTTGCACAATATCGCTCAGAGTAGCGGTTCCATATTTCTCAGGCTCGCGGGTGCCGAGCATATTGAGGTTAGGACCGTTCAAAAGCAAAATGCGGAACTTGTTCGCCATTGTGCTGCCATCTCCTGCGATAAAAGGCAATGTCACAAAATATACCTTCGTTTCAAGGTTGTCACCCCTAAAAGCCGCAAAATTGGCCAGGGAGGCAACCAAGGGGGCACATTATAATGATTTCGTAGCATTTGGCAGCTAAATACTGGTCTTATCAGGGAAGATTATCGACGGCGCGCGTAGTTCGTGCGCCAGTCGATGAATTTTTTGCGGGGAACTGCACATTTTGATGCTTTAACGAAACCACTGACGAAACTTTTTCTGCCGCAATACCAGCAAAGTTAGCGCTATTACCGCGTAAATTACCGGCCATGGCGATAAAACTTTCACCGACCACAGATAGTGAATAGGTGCCAGAATAGCGACCAGATACACACCGTTATGCAGCCGTTGCCAGTTACGCCCCATCCGCCGCTGCGCCCACTGCAATGATGTCAGTGCCAGAGCCAGAAGAATCAACCAGCTTATGACTCCAAGAGTCAGATAAGGTCTTGAAACCAGCTCCTGACCTAGCAGGCCAAGATTATCAATTCCCAGCTCGAGCGATGCGTAGCAAATAAGGTGCAATGTCGCCCAGGCAAAACACCACAGGCCTAATAATCGCCGGGTGCGTATGAGTAATGGTTGCTTAGCGTAGCGTGCCAGCGGCGCGACCAGCAATGTGGCCAGTAGCAATTTCAGAGCCATCCTACCGGTAAAATGCTGAATGTCTTTGGCGGGATCTGCGCTTAACCACCCTTGTTGAGTGGCGTAAACCAGCCAAATAAAAGGAAGGAAGGCCGCAAGATGGAGTAAAACTTTAAGCCACTTTATCTGAGCGATAGAAAGCTTCACTTAAAAGTTCTCCTTCAGGTTCAGCCCGGTATATAAAGAGGCGACCTGCTCGCTATAGCCGTTAAACAATAGCGTCGGCTGGCGTTTTACATCCAGGATGCCGCCGCTGCCGATAACGCGCTCACTGGCCTGCGACCAGCGCGGATGATCTACGTGAGGGTTCACATTGGCATAGAAGCCGTATTCATCGGGAGCGGATAGGTTCCAGGTGGTTGGCGGGCGCTCACGGGTCAGGCGAATACTGACGATCGATTTAATCCCTTTAAAACCATATTTCCACGGTACAACGAGGCGGATTGGTGCGCCATTTTGTGGCGGCAGGGCTTTGCCATAGACTCCGACTGCAAGCAGCGTAAGCGGGTTCATGGCTTCATCAAGTCTCAAACCCTCTACATAGGGATAGCGCAGGCCACCGCCAATAAACCGGTCTTTCTGTCCTGGCATTTGCTCGGGTGCATAGATAGTTTGAAAAGCGACGTATTTTGCTGCGCTGGTGGGTTGCACCATCGCCAGCAATTTATGGAGCGGGAACCCCACCCAGGGGACGACCATTGACCACGCTTCTACGCAGCGCATGCGATAGATGCGTTGCTCTAATGGAAAACGGTGGGTAAGCGCGTCGTGATCGAGGATCAGCGGTTTGGCAACTTCGCCATCAATAGTCAAAGTCCATGGATCGGTTTTCAGCGTTCCGGCATTGGCTGCCGGATCGGCCTTATCCAGCCCGAACTCATAGAAATTGTTATAGCCAGTAACTTTATCCTCTGGAGTAAGCGCTAATTTCGACTGCCAGTCGGCGGGTTTTTC
This genomic interval from Salmonella enterica subsp. enterica serovar Choleraesuis contains the following:
- a CDS encoding membrane protein, whose translation is MDQRFAQAHKEARWALALTLLYLAGWILAAWLPDSQQGITGLPHWFEMACLLLPLLFIGLCWLMIRKVFRNISLEDDNAA
- a CDS encoding aspartate aminotransferase family protein, with product MTPYEEQLLADEAKYCSHGDTVHYVNPPKIFDSCKGSYLFDAEGTPYLDLQMWYSAVNFGYANPRLDNALKKQIDVLPQIASQYLHPTKIELSKVIAQDMERKFGHAGRVHYNVGGSQSIDDSLKLVRNFCNGKSRMFAFEGGYHGRTIGASSITSSYRYRRRFGHFGERAQFIPFPYPFRRPKGMTAEEYADKLVAEFARLFENEYHGVWDPKVGQAEFAAFYIEPIQGTGGYVIPPMNFYKGLKKVLDDHGILLVVDEIQMGFYRTGKLWSVEHFGITPDVLVFGKALTNGLNPLAGIWAREELINPTTFPVGSTHSTFASNPLGTSVGLEVMHMLAEKDYEKQVMESGAYFLEGLKTLQKQHPEIGDVDGLGLALRAELCEADGFTPNKPLLDKMVDIGLSGTLDYNGQKTGLVLDVGGYYKNVITFAPSLEISRSEIDQAIYLLDQLIVRAKREM
- the mtnX gene encoding 2-hydroxy-3-keto-5-methylthiopentenyl-1-phosphate phosphatase, with amino-acid sequence MTKLPPRAWHSAWTILCDFDGTISSLDVTDTLLEHFGKPGWSELEERWLAGDIGSQECMAGQIALLDMSREELDEVICSIPIDPDFRRFVELTQHYEVPLHVVSDGLDYPIYRLLERQSVTNVPVVANLLEQVGDRSWHLRFPWKNEGCRTGSGVCKCAVMHQRAENASLLIGDGHSDFCLAHEATHVFARGSLLAECRKDNLPHTPVSNFAEACTQLEILLGNPESHLPIATFNALTPWKQR
- the mipA gene encoding MltA-interacting protein, giving the protein MTRTSLCLLCFLPLFAQAADSTPPANDDSGTDFSLGVAGGVNVTPYKSKLHKYSVVPVINYDDKTWFLHGNEGGLYLMNDDVNELKLKAFYDDSEYVPNDAHGAYRHLHSRHSTMMAGASYQRITPIGAIHFQLAADTLNHSKGLTGNLAWLYEYDNGGWTVVPEVGMDWANAQQNRYYYGVTDKEMRRTGIKSYRPGASVTPYMSLTADYAFSGTPWDTYLNGRTDWLAATQRDSPMVGHDYGWSLTWGINYNF
- the accC gene encoding acetyl-CoA carboxylase biotin carboxylase subunit, translated to MLDKIVIANRGEIALRILRACKELGIKTVAVHSTADRDLKHVLLADETVCIGPAPSVKSYLNIPAIISAAEITGAVAIHPGYGFLSENADFAEQVERSGFIFIGPKAETIRLMGDKVSAIKAMKAAGVPCVPGSDGPLGDDSDKNRAIAKRIGYPVIIKASGGGGGRGMRVVRKDEDLAESIAMTRAEAKAAFNNDMVYMEKYLENPRHVEIQVLADGQGNAIYLAERDCSMQRRHQKVVEEAPAPGITPELRRFIGDRCAKACVDIGYRGAGTFEFLFENGEFYFIEMNTRIQVEHPVTEMITGVDLIKEQLRIASGMPLSIKQDEIVVRGHAVECRINAEDPNTFLPSPGKITRFHAPGGFGVRWESHIYAGYTVPPYYDSMIGKLICFGETREIAIARMRNALQELIIDGIKTNIDLQMRIMDDENFQHGGTNIHYLEKKLGLAEK
- the accB gene encoding biotin carboxyl carrier protein of acetyl-CoA carboxylase translates to MDIRKIKKLIELVEESGIAELEISEGEESVRISRAPVNQAPMMQQAYAAPMYQPQPLAAAVAPTDKPVMEAPASATNEISGHIVRSPMVGTFYRTPSPDAKAFCEVGQKVNVGDTLCIVEAMKMMNQIEADKSGVVKAILVESGQPVEFDEPLVVIE
- the aroQ gene encoding 3-dehydroquinate dehydratase, which encodes MANKFRILLLNGPNLNMLGTREPEKYGTATLSDIVQRLEAEAAALDVALDSLQSNAEHVLIDRIHQAKDTIDFILINPAAFTHTSVALRDALLAVDIPFIEIHLSNVHAREPFRHHSYLSDKAVGVICGLGADGYSYALQTAVKRLSPTH
- the msrQ gene encoding protein-methionine-sulfoxide reductase heme-binding subunit MsrQ; the protein is MKLSIAQIKWLKVLLHLAAFLPFIWLVYATQQGWLSADPAKDIQHFTGRMALKLLLATLLVAPLARYAKQPLLIRTRRLLGLWCFAWATLHLICYASLELGIDNLGLLGQELVSRPYLTLGVISWLILLALALTSLQWAQRRMGRNWQRLHNGVYLVAILAPIHYLWSVKVLSPWPVIYAVIALTLLVLRQKKFRQWFR
- the msrP gene encoding protein-methionine-sulfoxide reductase catalytic subunit MsrP; translated protein: MMKRRKTLTEADVTAESAFFMHRRQVLKLLGISAGSLALSSHASANPLSWFKGHDRPAAPSGKPLNFEKPADWQSKLALTPEDKVTGYNNFYEFGLDKADPAANAGTLKTDPWTLTIDGEVAKPLILDHDALTHRFPLEQRIYRMRCVEAWSMVVPWVGFPLHKLLAMVQPTSAAKYVAFQTIYAPEQMPGQKDRFIGGGLRYPYVEGLRLDEAMNPLTLLAVGVYGKALPPQNGAPIRLVVPWKYGFKGIKSIVSIRLTRERPPTTWNLSAPDEYGFYANVNPHVDHPRWSQASERVIGSGGILDVKRQPTLLFNGYSEQVASLYTGLNLKENF